In Zingiber officinale cultivar Zhangliang chromosome 3A, Zo_v1.1, whole genome shotgun sequence, the DNA window GGGTTGGTGATCTTCTGAAACTTGGTCCCCGTCCTCAAAGTGTTCTCTCGcttcctcttctccctctcctccctcttcttccGCTTCTCCTCCTTGTTCCGCCGGATCTCCTCCTTCAGCTCCGTCATCCGCTCCTTGTACGCACGCTTGAGCTCCTTCTCCTTGTTCCGAAGTTCGAAGGTCGTCCCGCGCAGGGAAACGGCGGCAGCGGAGGCGCGCTGAGTGCGAGGCTGCTTCCATTTGCGGCCAGACACCCTGCCGGCGATGACACCGTCGTAGGTGGGTCTTCCGAAGGCGGGCTTCTCCGGGTTGTCGAGGGAGGGAAGGGCGGGACGCTTGGCGGGAGGGTCAGCGGAGATCG includes these proteins:
- the LOC122053521 gene encoding translation initiation factor IF-2-like; the protein is MACTIDFRRLDEGLGGQKNKRKRLDPIGDGVPESMDVDLSISADPPAKRPALPSLDNPEKPAFGRPTYDGVIAGRVSGRKWKQPRTQRASAAAVSLRGTTFELRNKEKELKRAYKERMTELKEEIRRNKEEKRKKREEREKRKRENTLRTGTKFQKITNPKTLKKIAKSKQRKQLKVIPDELLQNKVGGKTK